The following proteins come from a genomic window of Actinacidiphila yeochonensis CN732:
- a CDS encoding carbohydrate ABC transporter permease produces the protein MTAVHPALRARRRRAALRNLAFLSPWIIGFSVFFCYPLLSTVYFSFMHYDGFNAPVWSGGRNWSYVFTEYPLFWPALRNTLWLVVVMVTLRVVFGLGVGLLVTRIRTGAGFFRTAFYLPYLAPPVAATMAFVFLLNPATGPVNHVLGGIGIPGAGWFTDPHWSKPALTVLAVWGIGDLMVIFMAALLDVPREQYEAAELDGAGAVQRFRHITLPNIRPIVMFAVVTGVIQTMQYYTQPLVAGKVASGIIGNSGQQFEPGYPDRSTLTLPQLVYNLGFQRFDYGSACVVALVLFVLAMAFTALLMRRRNGFLSAED, from the coding sequence ATGACCGCCGTCCACCCCGCGCTGCGCGCCCGGCGCAGGAGGGCAGCGCTGCGCAACCTCGCCTTCCTGTCGCCGTGGATCATCGGCTTCTCGGTCTTCTTCTGCTACCCGCTGCTCTCCACCGTCTACTTCTCCTTCATGCACTACGACGGGTTCAACGCCCCGGTGTGGAGCGGCGGGAGGAACTGGTCCTACGTCTTCACCGAGTACCCGCTCTTCTGGCCGGCGCTGCGCAACACCCTGTGGCTGGTGGTGGTCATGGTCACCCTGCGGGTGGTCTTCGGCCTGGGCGTCGGGCTGCTGGTCACCAGGATCAGGACGGGCGCCGGGTTCTTCCGCACCGCCTTCTACCTGCCCTACCTGGCCCCGCCGGTGGCCGCGACCATGGCGTTCGTCTTCCTGCTCAACCCGGCCACCGGCCCGGTCAACCACGTCCTCGGCGGCATCGGCATCCCCGGCGCCGGATGGTTCACCGACCCGCACTGGTCCAAGCCGGCGCTGACCGTGCTGGCCGTGTGGGGCATCGGCGACCTGATGGTCATCTTCATGGCGGCGCTGCTGGACGTCCCCCGGGAGCAGTACGAGGCGGCCGAGCTGGACGGCGCCGGCGCGGTCCAGCGGTTCCGCCACATCACGCTGCCGAACATCCGGCCGATCGTGATGTTCGCCGTGGTCACCGGGGTGATCCAGACCATGCAGTACTACACGCAGCCGCTGGTGGCGGGGAAGGTCGCCTCCGGCATCATCGGCAACTCCGGCCAGCAGTTCGAGCCCGGCTACCCGGACCGGTCGACGCTGACCCTGCCGCAGCTCGTCTACAACCTCGGCTTCCAGCGCTTCGACTACGGCTCCGCGTGCGTGGTCGCCCTGGTGCTGTTCGTGCTCGCGATGGCCTTCACCGCCCTGCTGATGCGCCGCCGCAACGGTTTCCTGTCGGCGGAGGACTGA
- a CDS encoding carbohydrate ABC transporter permease, producing MTHATLDPGAPDLPGAPSRTASRTGTAAGTRARRAARRRAALEWTAVHSLGIAAAAFFVLPFVFVLLTAVMSDQQALTRSLWPHPFVWSNFRTVWDTPGFLTWWRNTLVYSVVGTVLTVVSSLPVAYALAKFRFRGRNTVMVLVISTMMLPPQVVIIPMYLFWAKQLHLDGTLWPLLVPLAFGDAFSIFLLRQFLLTVPREYTEAARVDGCGELRTLLRVVVPMIRPAIAAVALFQFFACWNDYFGPQIYTSSNPAAWTLSYGLESFKGAHHTNWNLTMAATVLVMAPVIMVFFFAQKAFIEGVTLTGVKG from the coding sequence ATGACCCATGCCACGCTCGACCCCGGCGCCCCCGACCTGCCCGGCGCCCCGTCCCGGACCGCCTCCCGGACCGGCACGGCCGCCGGCACCCGCGCCCGGCGCGCCGCCCGCCGCCGGGCCGCCCTGGAGTGGACGGCCGTGCACTCCCTCGGCATCGCCGCCGCCGCGTTCTTCGTGCTGCCGTTCGTCTTCGTCCTGCTCACCGCGGTGATGAGCGACCAGCAGGCGCTCACCCGCTCACTGTGGCCGCACCCCTTCGTGTGGTCCAACTTCCGCACCGTGTGGGACACCCCGGGATTCCTCACCTGGTGGCGCAACACCCTGGTCTACTCCGTCGTCGGCACCGTGCTCACCGTGGTGTCGTCGCTGCCGGTGGCGTACGCGCTGGCCAAGTTCCGCTTCCGCGGCCGGAACACCGTCATGGTGCTGGTCATCTCGACGATGATGCTGCCGCCGCAGGTGGTGATCATCCCCATGTACCTGTTCTGGGCCAAGCAGCTGCACCTGGACGGCACGCTGTGGCCGCTGCTGGTGCCGCTGGCGTTCGGCGACGCGTTCAGCATCTTCCTGCTGCGGCAGTTCCTGCTCACCGTCCCCCGCGAGTACACCGAGGCGGCCCGCGTCGACGGGTGCGGCGAACTGCGCACCCTGCTGCGGGTGGTGGTGCCGATGATCCGTCCGGCCATCGCCGCCGTCGCCCTCTTCCAGTTCTTCGCCTGCTGGAACGACTACTTCGGACCGCAGATCTACACCAGCTCCAACCCGGCCGCCTGGACGCTCAGTTACGGCCTGGAGTCCTTCAAGGGCGCCCACCACACCAACTGGAACCTCACCATGGCGGCCACCGTTCTCGTCATGGCGCCGGTGATCATGGTGTTCTTCTTCGCACAGAAAGCCTTCATCGAAGGTGTGACCCTGACAGGAGTCAAGGGATGA
- a CDS encoding helix-turn-helix domain-containing protein, with the protein MAPYGEEHTGYRIARARKARRLTQRELSDLSHVSYSTLTKVEQGAMPASPSVTGALARALSVPVTELTGQPYLDELKLDQLDGLIQPIREALNVYDLGPDPDVLPRSTEELEAQADELCAMIRATDIKKAAALLSSLIFEATTTAHTSPSARHWRLLASAYRTAYDVTTKLGYSDLCAVALDRMDWAAQRASDPVIGGLRQYLRALAYLRASDYRTGKRLIQLGRSTLEQAEAGRVRDVVTGQLHLGAAVLAGRDKDEDAAEGHLGEAYRIAERTGPAERVHWLSFGPTNVQAHRVSVLAELDKYPEAVDAAGRMTMAAEWPLSRLAHHHAEVAWAQMWMGDTAGAFRSLQTARRIAPQQTRYHPVVRETYSGLEAARRRMPETFSNFASWLRV; encoded by the coding sequence ATGGCGCCGTACGGTGAAGAGCACACCGGATACCGCATCGCGCGCGCCCGCAAGGCACGCCGCCTGACCCAGCGCGAGTTGTCGGACCTCTCGCATGTGTCGTACAGCACCCTGACGAAGGTGGAGCAGGGGGCGATGCCCGCGAGCCCTTCGGTGACGGGTGCGCTGGCCCGGGCACTGTCCGTGCCGGTGACCGAGCTGACCGGGCAGCCTTACCTCGACGAGCTGAAGCTGGATCAACTGGACGGGCTGATCCAGCCGATCCGCGAGGCGCTGAACGTGTACGACCTGGGACCGGACCCGGATGTCCTGCCCCGTTCGACCGAAGAGCTGGAGGCACAGGCGGACGAACTGTGCGCCATGATCCGGGCGACCGACATCAAGAAGGCCGCCGCCCTGCTATCGAGCCTGATCTTCGAAGCCACCACCACGGCCCACACCTCCCCCAGCGCCCGGCACTGGCGGCTCCTCGCCTCCGCGTACCGCACGGCGTACGACGTGACCACGAAACTCGGGTACTCGGACCTTTGCGCGGTGGCACTCGACCGCATGGACTGGGCAGCCCAGCGCGCCTCCGACCCCGTCATCGGCGGGCTGCGCCAGTACCTGCGCGCCCTGGCCTACCTGCGGGCCAGCGACTACCGCACCGGAAAGCGGCTGATCCAGCTCGGCAGGTCCACCCTGGAACAGGCCGAGGCCGGGCGGGTTCGGGATGTCGTGACCGGTCAACTGCACCTGGGCGCGGCGGTGCTGGCCGGCCGCGACAAGGACGAGGACGCGGCGGAGGGGCACCTGGGCGAGGCGTACCGCATCGCCGAGCGCACCGGTCCCGCCGAGCGCGTCCACTGGCTGTCCTTCGGGCCGACCAACGTCCAGGCGCACCGGGTGAGCGTGCTCGCGGAGTTGGACAAGTACCCCGAAGCCGTGGACGCGGCCGGCCGGATGACCATGGCGGCCGAGTGGCCGCTCTCCAGGCTGGCGCACCACCACGCGGAGGTCGCCTGGGCGCAGATGTGGATGGGCGACACCGCCGGGGCGTTCCGCAGCCTCCAGACGGCACGCAGGATCGCGCCTCAGCAGACGCGCTACCACCCGGTCGTCCGTGAGACGTACAGCGGACTGGAGGCCGCGAGGCGGCGCATGCCGGAGACGTTCAGCAACTTCGCTTCCTGGTTGCGCGTCTGA
- a CDS encoding HNH endonuclease, with protein sequence MPHVLVLNASYEPLGVVPLRRALILVLNNKAVCLEESGAYLHSETQALPAPSVVKLTKFVRVPFRGTVPLTRRALFARDGGKCAYCGAAATSVDHVIPRSRGGQHAWENVVAACRRCNHVKADRHVAELGWRLRHQPAPPSGLAWRIIGTGHRDPRWLPYLQPFGADDALARIDGISA encoded by the coding sequence GTGCCGCATGTCCTGGTCCTGAACGCGTCGTACGAGCCCCTCGGCGTCGTACCACTCCGCCGCGCACTCATTCTCGTGCTCAACAACAAGGCTGTGTGCCTGGAGGAATCCGGCGCCTACCTGCACAGCGAGACCCAGGCGCTGCCCGCGCCGAGTGTCGTGAAACTCACCAAGTTCGTCCGCGTGCCCTTCCGGGGCACCGTCCCGCTCACCCGCCGGGCCCTCTTCGCCCGGGACGGCGGGAAGTGCGCCTACTGCGGGGCGGCGGCCACCAGCGTCGACCACGTCATCCCGCGCAGCCGGGGCGGCCAGCACGCCTGGGAGAACGTGGTCGCGGCGTGCAGACGCTGCAACCACGTGAAGGCGGACCGCCACGTCGCCGAGCTGGGCTGGCGGCTGCGCCACCAACCGGCGCCGCCCTCGGGTCTGGCCTGGCGGATCATCGGGACCGGCCACCGGGACCCCCGATGGCTGCCCTACCTGCAACCCTTCGGCGCGGACGACGCCCTGGCCCGGATCGACGGCATATCAGCCTGA
- a CDS encoding ATP-binding protein, translating into MTLRPIPVQTVQGHPGTTVARRWVMEPRVVGQARHDLRGYLLAWGHAGLADAAELVLSELVTNALRHADVPQDRLVETRYARLPDGVRIEVHDADPSLPVRADPAEDEESGRGLELIDIVTGGRWGACARDGVGKRIWAEVTVSESV; encoded by the coding sequence GTGACCCTGCGGCCGATCCCCGTACAGACCGTCCAGGGGCACCCGGGGACGACCGTCGCGCGGCGGTGGGTGATGGAGCCGCGTGTCGTCGGCCAGGCGCGGCACGATCTGCGCGGGTATCTGCTCGCGTGGGGGCACGCCGGGCTCGCGGACGCCGCCGAGCTGGTGCTGTCGGAGCTGGTCACCAACGCGCTGCGGCACGCCGACGTGCCGCAGGACCGGCTGGTGGAGACCCGCTACGCGCGGCTGCCCGACGGGGTGCGCATCGAGGTGCACGACGCGGACCCGTCGCTGCCGGTGCGGGCGGACCCCGCCGAGGACGAGGAGTCCGGGCGCGGTCTGGAGCTGATCGACATCGTGACCGGCGGGCGCTGGGGTGCCTGCGCGCGGGACGGCGTGGGCAAGCGGATCTGGGCCGAGGTCACCGTGTCCGAGAGCGTCTGA
- a CDS encoding 6-phospho-beta-glucosidase, producing the protein MKLAVVGGGSTYTPELVDGFARLRDSLPVEELVLVDPAADRLELVGGLARRILARQGHPGKVTTTSDLVAGVEGADAVLLQLRVGGQAARLQDETWPLECGCVGQETTGAGGLAKAMRTVPVVLDIAEQVRRHAPGAWIIDFTNPVGIVTRALLQAGHRAVGLCNVAIGFQRKFARLLDVEPEQVHLDHVGLNHLTWERAVRLGGPDGADVLPRLLAEHGDAIADDLHLPRPVLDRLGVVPSYYLRYFYAHDAVVEEMRTKPSRAAEVAAMEKRLLEMYADPALDEKPELLAKRGGAFYSEAAVALAASLLRPAAVPDGGRIQVVNTYNNGTLPFLPDDAVVEVQAAVDGSGAVPLPVPPLDPLYAGLVAHTTAYEDLALEAALRGGRDRVFAALLAHPLVGQYAQAEALTDRLVAHNREHFAWA; encoded by the coding sequence ATGAAACTGGCAGTCGTGGGCGGCGGGTCCACGTACACGCCCGAGCTCGTCGACGGATTCGCCCGGCTGCGGGACAGCCTTCCGGTCGAGGAGCTGGTGCTGGTCGACCCGGCGGCGGACCGGCTGGAACTGGTCGGCGGCCTGGCCCGGCGCATCCTGGCCAGGCAGGGCCACCCCGGGAAGGTCACCACCACCTCCGACCTGGTGGCCGGTGTGGAGGGCGCCGACGCCGTACTGCTCCAGCTGCGGGTGGGCGGGCAGGCGGCCCGGCTCCAGGACGAGACGTGGCCGCTGGAGTGCGGCTGCGTCGGACAGGAGACCACCGGCGCGGGCGGCCTGGCCAAGGCGATGCGCACCGTCCCGGTGGTACTCGACATCGCCGAGCAGGTGCGCCGGCACGCCCCCGGCGCCTGGATCATCGACTTCACCAACCCGGTCGGCATCGTCACCCGGGCGCTGCTCCAGGCCGGCCACCGCGCGGTCGGGCTGTGCAACGTGGCCATCGGCTTCCAGCGCAAGTTCGCCCGGCTGCTGGACGTCGAACCCGAGCAGGTCCACCTCGACCACGTGGGCCTCAACCACCTCACCTGGGAGCGGGCGGTGCGGCTCGGCGGCCCGGACGGCGCGGACGTGCTGCCCAGGCTGCTGGCCGAGCACGGCGACGCCATCGCCGACGACCTGCACCTGCCCCGCCCGGTCCTGGACCGGCTCGGCGTCGTCCCCTCCTACTACCTGCGCTACTTCTACGCGCACGACGCCGTGGTGGAGGAGATGCGCACCAAGCCGTCCCGCGCCGCCGAGGTGGCCGCGATGGAGAAGCGGCTGCTGGAGATGTACGCCGACCCGGCGCTGGACGAGAAGCCGGAGCTGCTGGCCAAGCGCGGCGGCGCCTTCTACTCCGAGGCGGCCGTGGCGCTGGCCGCCTCGCTGCTGCGCCCGGCGGCCGTGCCGGACGGCGGCCGGATACAGGTCGTCAACACGTACAACAACGGCACCCTGCCGTTCCTGCCGGACGACGCGGTGGTGGAGGTGCAGGCGGCCGTCGACGGCTCCGGCGCCGTCCCGCTTCCGGTGCCACCGCTGGACCCGCTCTACGCCGGGCTGGTGGCGCACACCACCGCCTACGAGGACCTCGCCCTGGAAGCGGCGCTGCGCGGCGGCCGGGACCGGGTCTTCGCCGCCCTGCTGGCCCACCCGCTGGTCGGCCAGTACGCGCAGGCCGAGGCGCTGACCGACCGGCTGGTCGCCCACAACCGGGAGCACTTCGCGTGGGCGTGA
- a CDS encoding helix-turn-helix domain-containing protein, producing the protein MASEHLGRTVRRLRRLADLTQEGLAERSDVSVDVIRQLEQGRKHSARLPTLHALANGLGVELTTLLGDPPAVASTGENDGPRFVAVRRAIMPTLWGPPPPPTGPDFSPERLREQIADAWTQYHAAEFDTVMKVLPELIADARSAAATGGEEERGLGFAALAKALQLGGHVAVRMGKTDLALTSLERATEAAGRTSDPLLVPMIVNSVAWTYQRQGRLADALGVALHAAAAIQDAGHTDTADGLKVWGALTMSAATSAARSGDYDRAANMMKEAEKEAARVSRLPAGSDNRMVSVFSPSSVRIERVRLAVQYGHPEDALSLSKGMRLSKDTPPSWRTWLLLDVARAHTDLGDATGAVRTLESLRRVAPTWMQHHTSAVDIVRDLWSLPNHPSGLRALAEFLGIATQRRESGAPARQGTHGRHPRPGRPGRPGRRSGHSPEPT; encoded by the coding sequence GTGGCGAGTGAGCACCTGGGACGGACGGTGCGGCGCCTGCGCCGACTGGCTGACCTGACGCAGGAGGGGTTGGCGGAGCGCTCCGACGTATCGGTGGACGTCATCCGGCAGTTGGAACAGGGGCGCAAGCACTCGGCGCGGCTCCCGACGCTGCACGCGCTGGCGAACGGGCTGGGAGTGGAGCTGACCACTCTGCTCGGCGACCCACCGGCCGTGGCCTCGACCGGGGAGAACGACGGCCCTCGCTTCGTCGCCGTACGCAGAGCCATCATGCCCACCCTGTGGGGGCCGCCACCGCCTCCGACCGGCCCGGACTTCTCCCCGGAGCGCCTGCGCGAGCAGATCGCGGACGCCTGGACCCAGTACCACGCGGCCGAGTTCGACACGGTGATGAAGGTGCTCCCCGAGCTGATCGCAGACGCGCGCTCCGCCGCCGCAACCGGCGGCGAGGAGGAGAGGGGACTCGGATTCGCCGCACTGGCCAAGGCGTTGCAGCTCGGCGGACACGTCGCCGTGCGTATGGGCAAGACCGACCTCGCGTTGACGAGTCTGGAACGGGCGACGGAGGCGGCCGGGAGGACGTCGGACCCGCTTCTCGTTCCCATGATCGTCAACTCCGTGGCCTGGACGTACCAGCGACAGGGGCGCCTCGCCGACGCCCTGGGCGTCGCACTGCACGCCGCCGCGGCGATCCAGGACGCCGGGCACACGGACACCGCCGACGGCCTCAAGGTGTGGGGTGCGCTCACCATGAGCGCCGCCACGTCGGCCGCCCGCAGCGGCGACTACGACCGCGCGGCAAACATGATGAAGGAGGCGGAGAAAGAGGCCGCCCGCGTATCCAGGTTGCCCGCCGGCTCGGACAACCGCATGGTCAGTGTCTTCAGCCCCTCGTCGGTCCGGATCGAACGCGTCCGCCTGGCCGTCCAGTACGGCCACCCTGAAGACGCCCTGAGCCTCTCCAAGGGGATGCGCCTGTCGAAGGACACCCCGCCCTCCTGGCGGACCTGGCTGCTGCTCGACGTGGCCCGCGCCCACACCGACCTCGGAGACGCGACCGGGGCGGTCAGGACACTGGAGTCGCTGCGGCGGGTCGCCCCGACGTGGATGCAGCACCACACCTCGGCCGTCGATATCGTGCGCGACCTGTGGTCGCTTCCCAACCACCCTTCCGGGCTGAGGGCGTTGGCGGAGTTCCTGGGAATCGCCACTCAGCGTCGCGAAAGCGGGGCACCTGCCCGGCAGGGTACGCATGGACGCCATCCCAGGCCGGGAAGGCCGGGAAGGCCGGGACGCAGATCAGGGCACTCGCCGGAGCCGACCTGA
- a CDS encoding helix-turn-helix domain-containing protein codes for MVRHPLAPEQIEAGRRLGAALRAARAGRGLVEVALAAGMSPETLRKIETGRLPTPAFGTVVRLSQVLDVPLSELAVVWCADPALSEAS; via the coding sequence ATGGTTCGCCACCCCCTCGCCCCGGAGCAGATCGAGGCGGGCCGACGTCTCGGGGCCGCGTTGCGCGCGGCGCGCGCCGGGCGCGGCCTCGTCGAGGTGGCCCTGGCGGCGGGGATGTCGCCGGAGACCCTCCGCAAGATCGAGACCGGCCGGCTGCCGACGCCCGCGTTCGGGACCGTCGTCCGGCTCAGCCAGGTGCTCGACGTGCCGCTGTCCGAACTCGCCGTCGTCTGGTGCGCCGATCCCGCCCTGAGCGAGGCTTCCTGA
- the map gene encoding type I methionyl aminopeptidase, producing MIELKSPRDIERMRVTGQFLGRLLAELGDLAAVGVDLMDLEHHARRRIKERGAESCYWDYAPSFGKGPFRNVVCLSVNDAVLHGLPHRYTLRDGDMLTMDMAVTIDGWAADSAYSVIVGTPAEEDLRLIEATEVALEAGIKAAQPDNRLGDISAAIGAVAAEYGYPVNLEFGGHGIGRTMHEDLHIPNDGRAGRGWKLRPGLTIAIEPWFAAGTDKIVFDPDGWTIRSADGSRTAHSEHTVAITEAGPLVLTRRPQHA from the coding sequence GTGATCGAACTCAAGTCGCCCAGAGACATCGAGCGCATGCGCGTCACTGGCCAGTTCCTCGGCCGGCTGCTGGCCGAACTCGGCGACCTCGCCGCGGTAGGGGTCGACCTGATGGACCTGGAGCACCACGCCCGCCGCCGGATCAAGGAGCGCGGCGCGGAGTCCTGCTACTGGGACTACGCGCCCTCGTTCGGCAAGGGCCCGTTCCGCAACGTGGTGTGCCTCTCGGTCAACGACGCCGTACTCCACGGACTGCCGCACCGCTACACGCTGCGCGACGGGGACATGCTGACCATGGACATGGCGGTGACCATCGACGGCTGGGCCGCGGACTCGGCGTACTCCGTCATCGTCGGCACCCCCGCCGAGGAGGACCTGCGGTTGATCGAGGCCACCGAGGTCGCCCTGGAAGCCGGGATCAAGGCCGCCCAGCCGGACAACCGGCTCGGAGACATCTCGGCGGCCATCGGCGCGGTCGCCGCCGAGTACGGCTACCCGGTCAACCTGGAGTTCGGCGGCCACGGCATCGGCCGCACCATGCACGAGGACCTGCACATCCCCAACGACGGCCGCGCCGGCCGCGGCTGGAAGCTCCGTCCCGGCCTGACGATCGCGATCGAGCCCTGGTTCGCCGCGGGCACCGACAAGATCGTCTTCGACCCCGACGGCTGGACGATCCGCTCGGCCGACGGCTCGCGCACCGCCCACTCGGAGCACACGGTCGCCATCACCGAGGCCGGCCCCCTCGTCCTCACCCGCCGCCCGCAGCACGCATAA
- a CDS encoding ROK family transcriptional regulator — protein MARMAGTPGTPRVLRAMNDRAALDLLLEHGTLSRTRIGKLTGLSKPTASQLLARLEAAGLVLATGTTAGRPGPNAQLYSVNPESAYVAGLDVNTERIRAAVADITGRTVGSFRLATPGHRAGSAVAQVVEALDGAVKAAGLSRAALHRVVIGTPGAFDPSTGRLRYASHLPGWHAPTLLDELAAALPMPLEYDNDVNLAAVAEQRIGAARGHGDFVLLWNEEGIGAALVIGGRLHRGWTGGAGEVGFLPVPGTPLVRNVARANNGGFQELAGCNAVLRIARELGLDLPSGSQEDAAAELLRTAAAGYTRGGPEAEDPYAALLARCATGHAIGLASIVAVLDPELIVLAGRVTLAGGEPLRAMIQAELAELAVPRPRLVLGTAAGHPVLSGALESALATTRDEVFDTAR, from the coding sequence ATGGCGCGTATGGCTGGCACCCCCGGAACCCCGCGCGTCCTGCGCGCCATGAACGACCGCGCCGCGCTCGACCTCCTGCTGGAGCACGGCACCCTCTCCCGCACCCGGATCGGCAAGCTGACCGGGCTGTCGAAGCCGACCGCGTCGCAGCTGCTCGCGCGGCTGGAGGCGGCCGGGCTGGTGCTGGCCACCGGTACCACCGCCGGCCGGCCCGGGCCCAACGCGCAGCTGTACTCGGTGAACCCGGAGTCGGCGTACGTGGCCGGCCTGGACGTGAACACCGAGCGGATCAGGGCGGCCGTCGCCGACATCACCGGCCGTACCGTCGGCAGCTTCCGGCTGGCCACGCCGGGGCACCGGGCCGGCAGCGCCGTCGCCCAGGTCGTGGAGGCGCTGGACGGCGCGGTGAAGGCGGCCGGGCTCAGCCGCGCCGCCCTGCACCGGGTGGTGATCGGCACACCGGGCGCCTTCGACCCGAGCACCGGGCGGCTGCGGTACGCCAGCCACCTCCCCGGCTGGCACGCGCCCACGCTGCTGGACGAGTTGGCCGCCGCGCTGCCGATGCCGCTGGAGTACGACAACGACGTGAACCTCGCGGCCGTCGCCGAGCAGCGGATCGGCGCGGCCCGCGGACACGGCGACTTCGTACTGCTGTGGAACGAGGAGGGCATCGGCGCGGCCCTCGTCATCGGCGGCCGGCTGCACCGGGGTTGGACCGGCGGCGCCGGTGAGGTCGGCTTCCTGCCGGTGCCCGGCACCCCGCTGGTGCGCAACGTGGCGCGCGCCAACAACGGCGGCTTCCAGGAGCTGGCCGGGTGCAACGCCGTGCTGCGGATCGCCCGGGAGCTGGGGCTCGACCTGCCCTCGGGCAGCCAGGAGGACGCCGCCGCCGAACTGCTCCGTACCGCCGCGGCCGGGTACACGCGGGGCGGCCCGGAGGCCGAGGACCCGTACGCCGCGCTGCTGGCCCGCTGCGCCACCGGCCACGCGATCGGACTGGCCTCCATCGTCGCCGTGCTGGACCCGGAGCTGATCGTGCTGGCCGGCCGGGTCACCCTCGCGGGAGGCGAGCCGCTGCGCGCGATGATCCAGGCCGAGCTGGCCGAACTGGCCGTCCCCAGGCCCCGGCTGGTGCTCGGCACCGCCGCGGGACACCCCGTCCTCAGCGGGGCGCTGGAGAGCGCGCTCGCCACCACCCGGGACGAGGTGTTCGACACGGCACGCTGA
- a CDS encoding extracellular solute-binding protein, whose amino-acid sequence MSRLSKAAALAASAAALALLASACTGQSSPGATDDASKDVTITFWHGWSAPSELKAVNADVARFEKLHPNIHVKVQGNITDDKINQALRAGGPTAPDVVSSFTTDNVGQFCSSGAFADLSPFLAKDRIDPAATFPKPMLEYTQYQGKRCALPLLGDAYGLYYNTKEFAAAGISGPPKTLSEFDADAVKLTRSTAGGYSRLGYMPDFHGYESVPGHLAAQWGVRYFDAAGKSQVAKDPGFAAMFGWQQRLIASLGGFAKLEKYRSGFGDEFGAKNPLQTGQVAMGIDGEWRMGMARAAGMKDLAVAPFPVPDDQASTYGKGYITGTITGIAATSTKKNAAWELVKFMTTDTDAVVSFANAIHNVPSTLAALKSPKLDPDPAFRTFIGIAQNPGSTTTPPSVNGGAYQVTLQDFGYAYESGKAKDLRAGLAGVDQQVDKDIAQAQG is encoded by the coding sequence GTGTCCCGACTGTCGAAGGCCGCCGCCCTCGCGGCGTCCGCCGCCGCCCTCGCCCTGCTGGCGAGCGCGTGTACCGGCCAGAGCTCGCCCGGTGCCACCGACGACGCGAGCAAGGACGTGACCATCACCTTCTGGCACGGCTGGTCCGCGCCCAGCGAGTTGAAGGCGGTCAACGCCGACGTCGCCCGGTTCGAGAAGCTGCACCCGAACATCCACGTCAAGGTGCAGGGGAACATCACCGACGACAAGATCAACCAGGCGCTGCGGGCCGGCGGCCCCACCGCGCCGGACGTGGTCTCCTCCTTCACCACCGACAACGTCGGGCAGTTCTGCTCCTCGGGCGCCTTCGCCGACCTCTCGCCCTTCCTCGCCAAGGACCGGATCGACCCGGCCGCCACCTTCCCGAAGCCGATGCTGGAGTACACCCAGTACCAGGGCAAGCGGTGCGCGCTGCCCCTGCTCGGGGACGCCTACGGCCTCTACTACAACACCAAGGAGTTCGCAGCCGCCGGGATCAGCGGGCCGCCGAAGACCCTCTCGGAGTTCGACGCGGACGCCGTGAAGCTCACCAGGTCCACCGCGGGCGGCTACAGCCGGCTCGGCTACATGCCCGACTTCCACGGCTACGAGTCCGTCCCGGGCCACCTGGCGGCGCAGTGGGGCGTGAGGTACTTCGACGCCGCCGGAAAGTCCCAGGTCGCCAAGGACCCCGGCTTCGCGGCGATGTTCGGCTGGCAGCAGCGACTGATCGCGTCCCTGGGCGGGTTCGCGAAGCTGGAGAAGTACCGCTCCGGCTTCGGCGACGAGTTCGGCGCGAAGAACCCGCTGCAGACCGGCCAGGTGGCGATGGGCATCGACGGCGAGTGGCGGATGGGCATGGCGCGCGCCGCCGGCATGAAGGACCTGGCCGTGGCGCCGTTCCCGGTCCCCGACGACCAGGCGTCCACGTACGGCAAGGGCTACATCACCGGCACCATCACCGGCATCGCGGCCACCAGCACCAAGAAGAACGCCGCCTGGGAGCTGGTGAAGTTCATGACCACCGACACCGACGCGGTGGTCTCCTTCGCCAACGCCATCCACAACGTGCCCTCCACTCTGGCCGCGTTGAAGTCGCCGAAGCTCGACCCCGACCCGGCCTTCCGCACGTTCATCGGCATCGCGCAGAACCCCGGCAGCACCACCACCCCGCCGAGCGTCAACGGCGGCGCCTACCAGGTCACCCTCCAGGACTTCGGCTACGCGTACGAGTCCGGCAAGGCCAAGGACCTCAGGGCAGGGCTCGCGGGCGTGGACCAGCAGGTCGACAAGGACATCGCGCAGGCCCAGGGATGA